In one Arachis duranensis cultivar V14167 chromosome 9, aradu.V14167.gnm2.J7QH, whole genome shotgun sequence genomic region, the following are encoded:
- the LOC107464287 gene encoding protein HOTHEAD: MASIGAVKIFFFSFAFCLFNFLPPSQGKQEKLNAYRYPFIRKASTFPSSTPSISAPTNNNGYDYIIIGGGTAGCPLATTLSQKFSVLLLERGGVPFTNPNVSFLENFHITLADTSATSASQYFKSEDGVLNARARVLGGGSSINAGFYTRASSRFIEKVGWDPKLVNESYPWIEKQIVHRPTFSSYQRAVRDSLLDSGVSPFNGFTYDHIYGTKLGGTIFDRFGRRHTAAELLASANPQKLTVLIYATVQKIVFDTKGKRPKAVGVIFEDENGKQHEAIIGNDKESEVIVSSGAIGTPQLLMLSGIGPKSELENMNISVVHDNPFVGKGMVDNPMNTIFVPSNREVHQSLIETVGITKLGVYIEASSGFSQSPNSIHWHHGIVSPEIGQLSTIPPKQRSQEAVQAFIKNKKDIPVEAFRGGFILSKVANPWSVGDLKLVNTNVNDNPSVTFNYFSHPYDLHRCVEGIKLATKVVQSQHFTNYTLCNRETTEKLLNLSVKASVNLVPRHANDTKSLEQFCKDTVITIWHYHGGCHVGKVVSSDHKVLGVDKLRVVDGSTFDESPGTNPQATVMMMGRYMGLKILRDRLGKLA, from the exons ATGGCTTCAATTGGTGCAgtcaaaatcttcttcttctccttcgcTTTCTGCCTCTTCAACTTTCTACCTCCTTCTCAAG GAAAACAAGAGAAATTGAATGCATATAGGTACCCATTTATAAGAAAAGCAAGCACATTCCCATCATCAACACCATCAATCTCAGCACCAACAAACAACAATGGGTATGACTACATAATAATCGGTGGTGGAACAGCAGGGTGTCCTTTGGCAACAACATTGTCACAGAAGTTCAGTGTTCTGTTGCTGGAAAGAGGGGGTGTTCCATTCACAAACCCAAATGTGTCATTCTTAGAAAACTTCCACATTACATTGGCAGACACGTCAGCAACCTCAGCTTCACAATACTTCAAGTCAGAAGATGGTGTCTTGAATGCAAGGGCAAGGGTTTTGGGTGGTGGAAGCTCTATCAATGCTGGATTCTACACTAGAGCTAGCTCAAG GTTTATAGAGAAAGTTGGGTGGGATCCAAAGCTAGTGAATGAATCATATCCATGGATAGAGAAGCAAATAGTTCACAGGCCAACGTTTTCATCATATCAAAGAGCAGTGAGGGACAGCCTCTTAGATTCAGGGGTGTCACCATTCAATGGATTCACATATGATCATATCTATGGAACTAAGCTTGGTGGAACCATTTTTGATAGATTTGGACGCCGTCACACTGCTGCTGAATTGCTTGCTTCTGCCAACCCTCAAAAACTTACTGTTTTGATATATGCAACTGTCCAAAAGATTGTTTTTGATACAAAAG GAAAAAGACCAAAAGCAGTAGGTGTAATATTCGAAGATGAAAATGGGAAACAGCATGAAGCAATAATTGGAAATGACAAAGAAAGCGAAGTGATAGTGTCAAGTGGTGCAATTGGTACACCTCAATTGCTAATGCTAAGTGGAATTGGACCAaaatcagagctagagaacATGAACATCTCAGTTGTACATGACAACCCTTTTGTTGGTAAAGGAATGGTTGATAATCCAATGAACACAATCTTTGTTCCTTCAAACAGGGAAGTTCATCAGTCACTCATTGAAACTGTTGGTATTACCAAGTTGGGTGTTTATATTGAGGCTAGCAGTGGGTTTAGTCAGTCCCCAAATAGCATTCATTGGCACCATGGCATTGTCTCACCTGAG ATTGGACAACTCTCTACAATCCCTCCAAAGCAAAGATCACAAGAAGCAGTTCAAGCCTTCATCAAGAACAAGAAAGACATACCAGTTGAAGCATTCAGAGGAGGTTTCATATTATCAAAGGTTGCAAATCCTTGGTCAGTAGGTGACCTCAAATTGGTCAACACAAATGTCAATGACAATCCTTCTGTCACCTTCAACTACTTCAGCCACCCTTACGATCTCCATCGCTGCGTCGAAGGGATCAAGCTTGCTACAAAGGTAGTTCAGTCTCAACACTTCACAAACTACACTCTGTGTAACAGAGAAACTACAGAGAAACTTCTTAACCTCAGTGTTAAGGCCAGTGTTAACCTTGTACCAAGGCATGCCAATGATACTAAGTCTTTGGAGCAGTTTTGCAAAGATACTGTGATCACAATTTGGCACTACCATGGTGGTTGCCATGTTGGGAAGGTTGTTAGTTCTGATCATAAGGTTCTTGGTGTTGATAAGCTGAGAGTGGTTGATGGATCAACATTTGATGAGTCTCCAGGAACAAATCCTCAAGCTACTGTTATGATGATGGGCAG GTACATGGGATTGAAGATTTTGAGAGATAGGTTGGGGAAATTGGCTTGA
- the LOC107464288 gene encoding receptor-like serine/threonine-protein kinase ALE2: protein MGLKLILLLIKLHLVLSTQQLHEYEATNPHQSRASNQFSIAIPPLKSTSGVSESTAHAPSKSSSSVPVSIAMPPSKPIQRTHARKWTHSSMDSPISHHKHHYSRKRSGNPTPAPAYPIHPPAYSYQGPSVSKLQPPFSSPKNKDFRAPAPSLAPSPAIMSSHLNVPSHSPRIAPLSSSLKKTKAQPPAAYSFVLPPPPPNKDCLSMTCSDPLTYTPPGSPCGCVLPLQVKLQIGIAISKFFPLVSKLAEEVAAGLSLNRSQVRIVGADAANLQLEKTNVLINLVPTGVKFNDTTAFSIYQKLWHKKVLRHASMFGDYEVLYVQYPGLPPSPPSTSNGIDNGPYISGDNNGTIMKPLGVDVSRKTKGESNNGRLIVVIVLSSVTAFVIFIGLAWLCLLKYRSCVIKPEQGPDVLISPSSKLSGTPTELAHGKMQSSGSMSFNSGSITYTGAAKIFSLNELEKATNNFDSSRILGEGGFGLVYKGILNDGRDVAVKILKRDDQRGGREFLAEVEMLSRLHHRNLVTLLGICIERKPRCLVYELVPNGSVESHLHGADKETSPLDWNSRMKIALGAARGLAYLHEDSNPCVIHRDFKSSNILLEDDFTPKVSDFGLARTALEEGNKHISTHVMGTFGYLAPEYAMTGHLLVKSDVYSYGVVLLELLTGRKPVDFSQPPGQVAAIASMCVQPEVSQRPFMGEVVQALKLVCNEFEETSDVRSRSFQEGSLLTDMEVKLSGVSDEGEDFSGYHTPVYGYQSGEEKVALSATDLLSTSGQEFESFRRHSSSGPLTSGRKIKFWQKLRSMSRGSTSEHGFSTKLWPGSH from the exons ATGGGGTTGAAGCTGATTCTGCTGCTGATTAAGCTACATTTAGTGCTCAGCACTCAACAGCTTCATGAATATGAAG CCACCAATCCACACCAATCAAGAGCAAGTAATCAGTTTAGTATTGCAATCCCACCATTGAAATCAACTTCTGGAGTTTCCGAAAGCACTGCACATGCTCCTTCAAAATCATCTTCCAGTGTTCCTGTAAGTATTGCAATGCCACCTTCTAAGCCAATTCAAAGAACTCATGCAAGGAAATGGACACATAGTTCTATGGATTCTCCAATATCACATCATAAGCATCATTATTCGAGAAAAAGGTCCGGCAACCCGACCCCTGCGCCGGCCTATCCAATCCATCCTCCTGCTTACAGCTATCAAG GTCCTTCAGTCTCCAAGTTGCAGCctccattctcttcaccaaagAACAAGGATTTTCGCGCACCTGCACCTTCACTGGCACCATCACCAGCGATTATGTCAAGCCACCTTAACg TGCCCTCTCATTCACCTAGAATTGCACCTCTGAGCTCATCATTGAAGAAGACTAAGGCTCAGCCACCAGCTGCATATTCTTTTGTTCTGCCACCTCCACCTCCTAATAAGG ATTGTTTGTCCATGACTTGCTCTGATCCCTTGACATACACGCCACCAGGTTCGCCTTGTGGTTGTGTATTGCCTCTTCAAGTAAAACTCCAAATTGGCATTGCAATATCCAAGTTTTTTCCTTTGGTTTCAAAGCTTGCTGAGGAAGTTGCAGCCGGTCTTTCGCTGAATCGCAGCCAAGTTCGCATTGTAGGAGCTGATGCTGCTAATCTACAACTAGAGAAAACCAATGTTCTCATAAACTTGGTACCAACAGGAGTAAAATTCAATGACACCACTGCTTTTTCCATATATCAGAAACTCTGGCACAAGAAGGTTCTTAGGCATGCTTCCATGTTTGGAGATTATGAAGTGCTATATGTCCAATACCCAG GTCTTCCACCATCGCCACCTTCCACATCCAATGGTATAGACAATGGGCCATATATCAGTGGTGATAACAATGGAACAATAATGAAACCTTTAGGAGTAGATGTGTCAAGGAAGACAAAAGGAGAGAGTAATAATGGAAGACTGATTGTTGTAATTGTATTGTCATCGGTTACTGCTTTTGTTATATTCATTGGACTTGCTTGGCTTTGTTTGTTGAAGTACAGATCCTGTGTCATCAAACCGGAACAAGGTCCAGATGTTTTGATTTCACCCTCTTCAAAACTATCTG GTACTCCTACAGAATTAGCTCATGGGAAAATGCAAAGTTCAGGATCAATGTCCTTCAATTCAGGGTCAATAACATACACAGGAGCTGCTAAGATATTTTCATTGAATGAGTTAGAGAAAGCAACAAATAACTTTGATTCTTCAAGAATATTAGGAGAAGGTGGGTTTGGTCTTGTATACAAGGGAATTCTAAATGATGGGAGGGATGTAGCAGTGAAGATCCTTAAAAGAGATGATCAGCGTGGTGGTCGCGAGTTCTTGGCAGAAGTTGAGATGCTTAGCCGGCTGCACCATAGAAATTTAGTTACATTGTTAGGTATCTGCATAGAGAGAAAGCCCCGGTGCCTAGTCTATGAACTAGTCCCTAATGGGAGTGTGGAATCTCACCTTCATG GTGCTGACAAGGAAACTAGTCCACTAGATTGGAATTCGCGAATGAAGATTGCGCTTGGTGCAGCTAGGGGATTGGCTTATCTTCATGAGGATTCAAATCCATGTGTCATACACAGGGATTTCAAGTCCAGCAACATCTTGTTAGAAGATGACTTTACACCAAAAGTTTCGGATTTCGGATTGGCTAGAACGGCATTGGAGGAGGGAAACAAGCATATCTCCACACATGTTATGGGAACATTTGG ATACTTGGCTCCTGAATATGCAATGACTGGCCATCTTCTTGTAAAGAGTGATGTTTACAGCTATGGAGTAGTACTACTTGAGCTCCTAACAGGAAGAAAGCCTGTGGATTTTTCACAACCACCAGGCCAAGTCGCAGCAATTGCATCCATGTGTGTGCAGCCAGAAGTGTCTCAAAGACCATTCATGGGGGAAGTGGTTCAAGCCTTGAAGCTAGTATGCAATGAATTTGAGGAAACAAGTGATGTCAGATCAAGGAGTTTTCAAGAAGGAAGTCTCCTAACTGACATGGAAGTGAAATTGTCCGGTGTTTCGGACGAGGGGGAAGACTTTTCCGGGTATCATACGCCGGTGTATGGCTACCAATCCGGCGAGGAAAAGGTAGCATTATCAGCAACAGATTTGCTCAGTACTTCAGGCcaagaatttgaatctttcagGAGGCATTCTTCTTCAGGGCCTTTGACTAGTGGAAGGAAAATAAAGTTCTGGCAAAAGTTGAGAAGCATGTCCAGAGGAAGCACCAGTGAGCATGGATTTTCAACTAAACTATGGCCTGGATCccattaa